One window of Athalia rosae chromosome 4, iyAthRosa1.1, whole genome shotgun sequence genomic DNA carries:
- the LOC105690268 gene encoding ATP-dependent DNA helicase PIF1: MDSDNSVTCVVTIEWLQNQGSVSRKVIHKSATVRLIRNIAKQILLEVRPGKSKSPIEFLLQSFTVFQKFITEGKASIKFIDLKCTVFLSNAPPAQLISFLKIIFIKMTGQIEKGVSKNPLRDQLLSNKPFQSGQEISPATAVEVERAKQKAIAGSRASITTPSPSNVRKRKFIDHSQPKISTAKKLYHNPTACELTEEQTSILNAALGGQNLFFTGSAGTGKSFLLRRIIAALPPDVTMATASTGVAACHIGGITLHQFAGIGMGTASLEKCYELASRSSVAQVWRRTKYLVIDEISMVDGVFFDKIEAVARKIRRNEKPFGGIQLILCGDFLQLPPVVKYDGKLTFCFQSKSWKDCVKRTFELKKVHRQNDSTFINILNSIRIGRVTKEITETLVATARQQIEKDGILATRLCTHINDAKLINESKLDQLEEKSRIFNAEDSDINATKILDQQLPVPSSLVLKVGAQVMLLKNINVANGLVNGARGVVIRIDADAPVVHFRTGKDYKAKSEKWTVKTVSGSVISRKQIPLKLAWAFSIHKSQGLTLDCVEMSLGRVFDAGQAYVALSRAQNLQSLRVLDFNATQVWANPVVLEFYRNFRRELHEMEFIPLGKKPRNK, translated from the coding sequence ATGGATTCGGACAATTCTGTTACCTGTGTCGTCACCATAGAGTGGCTGCAAAACCAGGGATCTGTTTCGAGGAAAGTAATCCACAAGTCAGCTACTGTCCGTTTGATTCGAAACATCGCTAAACAAATTCTTCTAGAAGTTAGACCAGGGAAAAGTAAGAGTCCTATAGAATTTTTGCTGCAATCTTTCACCGTCTTCCAGAAGTTCATCACCGAAGGAAAAGCATCCATAAAGTTCATAGATCTAAAGTGCACTGTGTTTCTATCAAATGCACCACCTGCACAGTTGATATCATTTCTGAAAATCATATTTATCAAGATGACTGGTCAGATTGAAAAAGGAGTATCAAAGAATCCTCTTAGAGACCAGCTTCTCTCAAACAAACCTTTTCAATCTGGTCAAGAAATAAGTCCAGCTACTGCAGTTGAGGTGGAAAGAGCAAAACAGAAGGCTATTGCTGGTTCCAGAGCAAGTATTACCACTCCATCCCCCTCGAATGTAAGGAAAaggaaatttatcgatcataGTCAGCCTAAGATTTCAACAGCAAAAAAGTTATACCATAATCCAACGGCTTGCGAATTAACCGAGGAGCAGACTTCCATACTTAATGCAGCGTTAGGAGGGCAGAATTTGTTCTTCACAGGGTCAGCTGGAACCGGCAAATCTTTTCTGCTGCGGAGAATCATTGCAGCTTTACCACCTGATGTCACCATGGCTACTGCGAGCACAGGTGTAGCTGCATGCCATATTGGAGGCATAACGCTCCATCAATTTGCAGGGATTGGGATGGGGACTGCATCTCTTGAAAAATGTTATGAGCTAGCATCCAGATCATCGGTAGCACAAGTATGGAGGAGAACCAAGTATCTGGTGATTGACGAAATATCTATGGTGGATGGAGTATTTTTTGATAAGATCGAAGCAGTTGCTAGGAAGAtcagaagaaatgaaaaaccttTCGGAGGGATACAGCTGATTTTGTGCGGCGACTTCTTGCAGCTTCCTCCGGTTGTCAAATATGATGGCAAGCTGACATTCTGCTTCCAAAGCAAGTCTTGGAAGGACTGTGTTAAACGGACTTTTGAGTTAAAAAAAGTCCACAGGCAAAATGACTCTACTTTTATCAACATTTTAAATAGCATCAGGATTGGAAGAGTCACTAAAGAAATCACAGAAACTCTTGTTGCCACTGCTAGACAACAGATTGAAAAAGATGGAATCCTAGCCACCAgattatgtacacatattaaCGATGCTAAACTCATTAACGAGTCCAAACTAGATCAGCTTGAGGAAAAGTCTCGGATATTCAATGCAGAGGATTCCGATATCAAtgcaacaaaaattttggaTCAACAGCTACCAGTTCCTAGTAGCTTAGTCTTAAAAGTTGGAGCTCAAGTgatgcttttgaaaaatataaatgtggCAAATGGTTTGGTGAACGGTGCTAGGGGTGTGGTAATAAGAATTGATGCAGATGCACCTGTGGTCCATTTTCGTACTGGGAAAGATTACAAGgcaaaatctgaaaaatggaCAGTAAAAACAGTATCTGGTTCTGTTATTAGTCGAAAACAAATCCCGCTGAAACTTGCCTGGGCATTTTCCATTCATAAAAGTCAGGGGCTCACTTTGGACTGTGTGGAAATGAGTCTTGGTCGAGTTTTTGATGCTGGACAAGCTTATGTCGCACTTTCCAGGGCACAAAACTTGCAATCTTTAAGAGTATTGGATTTTAATGCCACCCAGGTATGGGCTAATCCAGTAGTTCTTGaattttatagaaattttcgacgaGAGTTACATGAAATGGAATTCATTCCTTTGGGTAAAAAACCACGAAACAAATAG
- the LOC105690266 gene encoding protein brunelleschi: protein MRSSVSVILSSAVPDNKMSQPDYEQTAHDHAALLLLLKPIGTQIKPKTVLKISERIIKSGSRFTVLDSTGTTREILARFIKDHPVENSDWGEFQTHRRLLGLITVGKYDCQTELDELCRVHETQKVKYDSTLYDSRAILFGPVESEKPNEPPATFTTPSNFKTTALFYADETCLNLEAQIAELLNSLFWILESKRLERSREKVDRVSLLLAPFEKKDFIGLDLESGNMRKRCVGRMTKHLGDLCLQAGLPADALYHYNSAANTLQAVKDWLWLGAAYEGQCAASVLVLYPNMCRSLPLQRNSSLQEGSPGKQRRGSQAVNPLPPSPNLEAIRAEMPHILPPEEIAKKYREAIVHYSKHKNAGIVETEASFKATRISIEQNCTLQAASFLNNVVFINLTLSEQEKIQRFTTLSELFTAFGFTRKASFCLRLAATRHVSQNNPNPDWQQCYSLMLQAAPGLKLCLDPIEMPSDGLRGWPALQIQLIQELVVAAKRMGNPALATRHMTFLLQTMYNHMSPVERKESALQLQAVSQQCEGAPVPLVLDSGMVIPPANLTNIPITKSFTLKNLQPHLQPQKIERIKEDHGPFLFTPINFGSLERKNTSKSKMDYLWVEGDICEVSMQLINPLPFELHVSNMRLLTSGIVFESIPETITLAAESGPIAVTLAGTPKEIGDLEILGFSTHTLGVKSNCRLRHMDGMPHPQYTVEVVPALPKIDVSTSLPQTASFSSGDNIVTSASISLYGGESAECTVTLTNVGLVPIEMIEVSVQSGLDTSTEDKIFKWSDENLQTQLPLAPGASASLTIYLYAVTNFIAPTSRNDLSSSTYLSQPSSLMSQSGPSSLPSRLSSPSHHTKRQSELTSSFRSGLSSQSGHSSLASTRLSKLAVPLHASNIIEGQLKLKYSGGGGLSTGYCRISSVFITIEMLPSVQITSWDVLPAETSTQFYLVLDVTNMTNHEMELHYTQSKCIYMEGREPCRIPVPVNRCPLNKLSSHKEISDVELERVCSEHIASLVDLRWQLLGTETTGKATLAGITLTQDMLDLVRMSPLQWEITINDSPVKAQEELTCGLGECISLKIGVCNALERPLRDLRLSINFYQDHHNGVNNYRLDTKLSTAGASKVMLPMLEEHGRAHHECRVVFFTAGQYKVDIQCSTSESAPGTPTLCSELMNAGHTWRYIPPIEITIDDC from the exons ATGCGGTCTTCAGTAAGTGTTATTCTGTCGAGTGCGGTGCCTGACAATAAGATGTCCCAGCCAGACTATGAGCAAACAGCTCATGATCATGCAGCGCTATTGCTGTTATTGAAACCGATTGGGACTCAGATCAAACCGAAGACTGTTTTAAAAATCAGTGAAAGGATAATAAAAAGTGGCAGCAGATTTACAGTATTAGATTCAACAGGTACAACACGTGAAATACTGGCAAGATTTATTAAGGATCATCCAGTTGAGAACAGTGATTGGGGAGAGTTCCAAACCCACAGAAGACTGCTGGGATTAATTACAGTTGGGAAATACGATTGTCAAACAGAGTTGGACGAACTCTGTAGGGTTCATGAAACTCAAAAAGTCAAATATGACAGTACTTTATATGATTCTAGAGCTATACTTTTTGGGCCAGTTGAATCAGAAAAGCCTAATGAACCACCAGCAACTTTTACAACTCCATCAAACTTCAAGACCACGGCACTGTTCTATGCTGATGAAACTTGCCTGAACCTCGAGGCTCAAATTGCAGAATTACTGAATTCACTGTTCTGGATTTTGGAGTCCAAGCGATTAGAAAGATCCAGAGAAAAAGTAGATCGCGTGTCACTTCTTCTAGcaccgtttgaaaaaaaagatttcataGGGCTTGATCTTGAGTCTGGCAATATGAGAAAGAGATGCGTTGGAAGAATGACAAAACATCTAGGAGATCTTTGTCTCCAAGCAGGCCTCCCGGCTGATGCCTTGTACCACTATAATTCTGCTGCAAATACTCTACAGGCAGTGAAAGATTGGCTGTGGCTTGGTGCGGCCTATGAAGGACAGTGTGCTGCCTCTGTTTTAGTGTTATACCCAAACATGTGCCGTAGTCTTCCATTACAGAGAAATTCGTCTCTGCAAGAAGGCAGCCCAGGAAAACAGAG AAGAGGATCTCAAGCTGTGAATCCTTTGCCACCATCCCCGAATCTAGAAGCCATCAGGGCAGAAATGCCTCATATTTTACCACCTGAAGAAATTGCAAAGAAATACCGAGAAGCAATAGTGCATTATAGTAAACATAAAAACGCAGGCATAGTTGAAACCGAAGCCAGTTTCAAGGCAACTAGAATTTCTATTGAACAAAACTGTACTTTACAAGCGGCATCTTTCCTTAACAATGTTGTCTTCATCAATTTGACACTCAGTGAACAGGAAAAA ATTCAACGGTTCACTACTTTATCAGAACTCTTTACAGCGTTTGGATTTACACGCAAAGCCTCTTTCTGTTTACGTCTAGCTGCTACCAGACATGTTTCACAAAATAATCCAAATCCAGATTGGCAGCAATGTTACAGTTTAATGCTTCAAGCGGCCCCAGGGCTCAAGCTGTGCCTGGATCCTATAGAAATGCCTTCag ATGGTTTAAGAGGATGGCCAGCATTGCAAATTCAATTGATACAAGAACTGGTCGTTGCTGCAAAACGTATGGGAAATCCGGCACTAGCGACTCGTCACATGACCTTCTTGCTTCAAACAATGTACAACCATATGAGCCCTGTCGAACGGAAGGAATCGGCCCTACAACTTCAAGCTGTTTCGCAGCAGTGTGAAGGAGCCCCAGTGCCACTT GTATTGGATTCGGGAATGGTCATACCACCAGCAAATCTGACAAATATTCCAATAACAAAATCATTCACTCTTAAAAATCTCCAACCGCATCTACAGccacaaaaaattgaaagaatcaaAGAAGATCACGgcccttttttatttacacCCATCAATTTTGGGTCTCTGGAACGAAAGAATACatcaaaaagtaaaatgg ATTATCTCTGGGTGGAAGGTGATATTTGCGAGGTTTCTATGCAGCTGATAAACCCTCTACCATTTGAGCTCCATGTGTCAAATATGCGTCTTCTCACTAGTGGGATAGTGTTTGAATCGATACCAGAAACAATAACATTAGCTGCCGAATCTGGCCCTATTGCGGTAACTCTGGCTGGCACACCTAAGGAAATTGGGGACCTTGAAATACTTGGCTTTAGTACTCATACCTTAGGGGTAAAGTCCAACTGCAGATTGAGGCACATGGACGGAATGCCTCACCCACAATACACGGTCGAAGTTGTACCTGCTCTTCCAAAAATTGACGTCTCTACAAGCTTGCCGCAAACGGCAAGTTTCAGTTCTGGCGACAACATAGTCACGAGCGCGAGTATCTCACTCTATGGCGGAGAAAG TGCAGAATGTACAGTTACTTTAACGAACGTGGGGCTGGTTCCCATCGAGATGATAGAAGTGTCCGTGCAATCGGGACTTGATACTTCAACAGAGGATAAAATCTTCAAATGGAgtgatgaaaatttgcaaactCAACTGCCCCTTGCGCCAGGAGCTAGCGCAAGCTTAACTATCTACTTATATGCTGTCACCAACTTCATTGCTCCAACTTCTAGAAATG ATCTCAGCAGCAGCACTTATTTGAGTCAGCCAAGTAGCTTGATGTCACAGTCTGGTCCAAGTTCTTTACCATCTCGTTTGAGCTCTCCGTCTCATCATACAAAGAGGCAATCAGAATTAACATCATCTTTTCGTTCTGGACTAAGCTCTCAATCCGGGCATTCTTCTCTGGCGAGTACGCGTCTATCCAAACTAGCGGTACCCCTTCATGCTTCCAACATCATTGAAGGCCAATTGAAGCTCAAATATTCTGGGGGAGGTGGACTATCTACCGGTTACTGTCGAATATCCTCAGTTTTTATAACTATCGAAATGTTACCCAGTGTACAAATTACCAGCTGGGATGTGCTCCCTGCAGAAAC GTCGACACAATTCTATCTAGTATTGGATGTAACTAACATGACGAACCACGAAATGGAGTTGCATTATACCCAGAGCAAGTGCATATACATGGAGGGCCGAGAACCTTGTAGGATTCCTGTACCAGTCAATCGATGCCCACTGAATAAGTTATCTTCA CATAAGGAAATCAGCGATGTGGAACTTGAAAGAGTCTGTTCGGAACACATAGCTTCGTTGGTCGATTTGAGGTGGCAATTATTGGGCACAGAAACGACTGGTAAAGCTACGCTAGCAGGCATTACTTTGACACAGGACATGTTAGACCTGGTTAGGATGAGCCCGTTACAATGGG AAATCACAATCAATGATTCACCAGTCAAAGCGCAAGAGGAATTGACTTGTGGCTTGGGTGAATGTATCAGCTTAAAAATTGGCGTGTGTAACGCATTGGAAAGACCGCTCAGAGATCTCAgactttcaattaatttttatcaagaCCACCACAATGGAGTAAACAATTACAGATTGGATACAAAACTCTCAACAGCTGGTGCAAGTAAAGTGATGCTGCCTATG CTAGAGGAACATGGCCGTGCACATCATGAGTGTCGAGTAGTGTTTTTTACCGCAGGCCAATATAAAGTAGATATTCAATGTAGCACCAGTGAATCAGCTCCAGGAACACCGACTTTATGTTCTGAACTCATGAATGCTGGCCATACATGGCGTTACATTCCACCTATTGAAATAACCATTGATGACTGCTGA
- the LOC105690270 gene encoding protein PRRC1-like isoform X1 — translation MAEESNGESTFEFVEKKTDDMSISEETAKTDSLSSMSSTASLLPPLGISMSSGNLLSNIAPPSALPVFMSTPVQLLSESSVSNQTTPTTKNGVNSGSIKKQPESQTDVTNKQPQQETYYLASFSPAIPSNENTEPLQTTPAQDFSLFSWVKENVTSSKVVKKVAETAKNSVNYMLTTLDPQMEQFMYPYEDVEVIVASNKDVKISPIRNAFEGIFGQAKVSGIEVKTSTVAVQPVGFAAGIQGAEERISLARSNSSVGKDVPIVAVENFLLEVSEGQWYDVGVILLSDPKNNINLKTFTQMTPVPSHIVELAQQATSKDYDLRSTGLAVTVGSLIASELQVSHDEWHHSLTGVSRRHIIRLAAQSLVGIYIKAVPRSQKLPTSPLQSL, via the exons ATGGCTGAAGAATCCAACGGAGAATCCACATTTGAGTTTGTCGAGAAAAAGACGGACGACATGTCGATATCCGAGGAGACTGCAAAAACTG acTCTTTGAGTAGTATGTCATCTACCGCATCTTTGTTGCCACCTCTCGGTATTTCGATGTCATCTGGAAACTTGCTCTCCAATATTGCTCCTCCGAGTGCTTTACCCGTTTTCATGTCAACCCCTGTGCAGCTGCTGTCTGAATCAAGTGTCTCCAACCAGACTACCCCGACAACAAAGAATGGCGTTAATTCTGGTTCTATCAAGAAACAGCCAGAGTCACAAACTGATGTCACAAACAAACAACCCCAGCAGGAAACGTATTATTTGGCAAGTTTTTCACCAGCAATACCATCTAATGAGAATACTGAACCACTGCAAACCACACCAGCCCAAGATTTCAGCCTGTTTTCCTGGGTGAAGGAAAATGTGACAAGCAGTAAAGTTGTGAAGAAGGTGGCTGAAACGGCAAAGAATAGCGTAAACTACATGTTAACTACTCTGGATCCACAGATGGAGCAGTTCATGT ATCCTTATGAGGATGTAGAAGTTATAGTTGCCTCCAATAAAGACGTTAAGATCAGCCCCATACGGAATGCCTTTGAAGGAATTTTTGGTCAGGCTAAAGTTTC TGGTATAGAAGTGAAAACCTCAACAGTAGCTGTGCAGCCTGTTGGATTTGCTGCGGGCATACAGGGAGCTGAAGAACGAATTAGTTTGGCACGTAGTAATTCCTCAGTTGGAAAAGATGTGCCCATTGTCGCagttgaaaactttttactcGAAGTTAGCGAAGGACAATGGTACGACGTCGGAGTAATTTTGTTGAGTGATCcaaaaaataacataaatttAAAGACATTCACACAAATGACACCGGTACCCAGTCATATCGTTGAGTTAGCACAGCAGGCAACGTCAAAAGACTACGATCTCCGATCCACGGGTTTGGCTGTTACGGTCGGCAGTTTGATAGCAAGTGAACTACAG GTATCTCATGACGAATGGCATCATTCCCTCACTGGGGTCTCTCGACGACACATTATCCGACTCGCTGCTCAGTCATTAGTCGGTATATACATCAAAGCTGTCCCACGATCTCAAAAATTGCCCACGAGTCCTCTGCAGTCGCTGTAA
- the LOC105690270 gene encoding protein PRRC1-like isoform X2 produces the protein MSSTASLLPPLGISMSSGNLLSNIAPPSALPVFMSTPVQLLSESSVSNQTTPTTKNGVNSGSIKKQPESQTDVTNKQPQQETYYLASFSPAIPSNENTEPLQTTPAQDFSLFSWVKENVTSSKVVKKVAETAKNSVNYMLTTLDPQMEQFMYPYEDVEVIVASNKDVKISPIRNAFEGIFGQAKVSGIEVKTSTVAVQPVGFAAGIQGAEERISLARSNSSVGKDVPIVAVENFLLEVSEGQWYDVGVILLSDPKNNINLKTFTQMTPVPSHIVELAQQATSKDYDLRSTGLAVTVGSLIASELQVSHDEWHHSLTGVSRRHIIRLAAQSLVGIYIKAVPRSQKLPTSPLQSL, from the exons ATGTCATCTACCGCATCTTTGTTGCCACCTCTCGGTATTTCGATGTCATCTGGAAACTTGCTCTCCAATATTGCTCCTCCGAGTGCTTTACCCGTTTTCATGTCAACCCCTGTGCAGCTGCTGTCTGAATCAAGTGTCTCCAACCAGACTACCCCGACAACAAAGAATGGCGTTAATTCTGGTTCTATCAAGAAACAGCCAGAGTCACAAACTGATGTCACAAACAAACAACCCCAGCAGGAAACGTATTATTTGGCAAGTTTTTCACCAGCAATACCATCTAATGAGAATACTGAACCACTGCAAACCACACCAGCCCAAGATTTCAGCCTGTTTTCCTGGGTGAAGGAAAATGTGACAAGCAGTAAAGTTGTGAAGAAGGTGGCTGAAACGGCAAAGAATAGCGTAAACTACATGTTAACTACTCTGGATCCACAGATGGAGCAGTTCATGT ATCCTTATGAGGATGTAGAAGTTATAGTTGCCTCCAATAAAGACGTTAAGATCAGCCCCATACGGAATGCCTTTGAAGGAATTTTTGGTCAGGCTAAAGTTTC TGGTATAGAAGTGAAAACCTCAACAGTAGCTGTGCAGCCTGTTGGATTTGCTGCGGGCATACAGGGAGCTGAAGAACGAATTAGTTTGGCACGTAGTAATTCCTCAGTTGGAAAAGATGTGCCCATTGTCGCagttgaaaactttttactcGAAGTTAGCGAAGGACAATGGTACGACGTCGGAGTAATTTTGTTGAGTGATCcaaaaaataacataaatttAAAGACATTCACACAAATGACACCGGTACCCAGTCATATCGTTGAGTTAGCACAGCAGGCAACGTCAAAAGACTACGATCTCCGATCCACGGGTTTGGCTGTTACGGTCGGCAGTTTGATAGCAAGTGAACTACAG GTATCTCATGACGAATGGCATCATTCCCTCACTGGGGTCTCTCGACGACACATTATCCGACTCGCTGCTCAGTCATTAGTCGGTATATACATCAAAGCTGTCCCACGATCTCAAAAATTGCCCACGAGTCCTCTGCAGTCGCTGTAA